Genomic DNA from Catellatospora sp. TT07R-123:
GCCGCGCGCTGCTCGGCCTCCTTCTTGGTGCGGCCGGTCACGCCGCCGAAGCGCTCGGCGCTGACCACCGCCCAGGCGGTGAAGGTCTTGGCGTGGTCGGGGCCCTGCTCCTCGATGACGTACTCGGGGACGCCCCAGCCGTGCTCGGAGGTCAGCTCCTGAAGGCTCGTCTTCCAGTCCAGCGACGCCCCGCGCCGGGCCGACTCGGCCATCAGCGGGTCGAACAGGTTCTTGATGACGTCGCTGGCCCGGGGCATGCCGTGCTCCAGGTAGATCGCGCCGAGCAGCGCCTCCAGCGTGTCGGCCAGGATCGACTCCTTGTCCCGGCCGCCGGTGGCCTCCTCGCCCTTGCCCAGCAGCAGGTGCGGGCCGATCCCCAGGGAGCGGGCCACCCCCGCCAGGGCCCGGGAGTTGACCACGCTGGCGCGCAGCTTGGCCAGCCGGCCCTCGGCCAGGTCGGGATGGGCGTGGTACAGCGAGGCGGTGATCACCACGCCGAGCACCGAGTCGCCGAGGAACTCCAGGCGCTCATTGGTGGGCAGGCCGCCGTGCTCGTACGCGTACGAGCGGTGGGTCAGCGCGCGCCCCAGCAGTTCGGGCTCGAACGGGACGCCGAACGCGGCGGCCAGTTCGGCGGGGTCCGGCGCCTCGGCCGGTTTCGGGTCGTGCGATTTCGCTGCCATCAGCGACACCCCATTCGGCGGCCGCGGGACGGCGCGGACATGGCGACGTCGCCGACCGGCTCATGCCGGTCGGCGACGCGACGAGTTGAACACCCCGGCGGCACCGGGAACGGCTCTGGTTAGACCTCGAGAACCTGGCGGCCGTTGTACGTGCCGCAGACGGTGCAGGCGCTGTGCGGCAGCTTGGCCGACTTGCACTGCGGGCAGGCCACGGTCGCGACCGCGGTGGCCTTCCACTGCGCCCGGCGGTGACGGGTGTTGCTGCGCGACATCTTGCGCTTCGGGACTGCCACTGTATTACTCCTCAGTAGTAGCCGGCGGGTGCCGACCTTCTCTTCTCGGCCGGCGGCCGACTGGTGTCTGGCTCCGCGGCGCCGTCAGGCTTGCGGATCTGCGGGCTTCTCCGGCTCCAGGCCGGTCAACCCGCGCAACGCCGCCCAACGTGCGTCGACCACCTCGTGCGTGTGGTCGTCGGGCAGCTCGTCCCAGCGCACCCCGCACTCGGGGCACAACCCTGGGCAGTCCTCGCGGCACAGCGGGTTGACCGGCAGTGACAGCACCACCGCATCCCGCACCGCCGGCTCCAGGTCGACCAGGTCGTCCCGGATCCGTCCCACCTCGTCCTCGTCGGTGGTCTCGCCAGTGGCGCTGTCGGCATACGCGAACAGCTCCTGGACCTGGACGTCCACCTCGTCCTCGATCTCGGTGAGACAGCGGCCGCACTCGCCCACCAGCGGACCGGTGACGGTCCCGGAGACGAGCACGCCCTCCGACACCGACTCCATCCGCAGGTCCAGGACGAGGTCGGCGCCTTCCGGCACACCGATCATCTCCAGACCCAGGTCAGCCGGTGCCGGGACCACCCGATGGAGGGTACGCATCGCACCCGCGCCACGCGGCAGGTCCCGGATGTCGAGGACGAGCGGCGCTCGCGGATCAAGGTGCTTCATCGAATGATCAGACATGACTTTTCACAGAGGCGAATCGTGGAACGGCCGAGTTGTCGCAGGCCGACGTAGAAGGTTACCTGAACCGGCCCGATGCCGTCGAACGGGCCGGTTCACCCGCGCGCCGCGGGCCGGTTCGGGGTCAGAACGGAAGCGGGCGATCGTCGTCACCCGGGACGAACGACCCGATCTCGCGCAGCGCGTGCATCTTGTCGCGCCCCCGCTCGATCGAGGCCAGCGCCCGGGTGAGGAACTGCTCGAAGTTGCCGAGGGCGGTGTCGACGTACTCGTCGACCTCGTCGCGCAGTCGCTGCGCCTCGGCACGGGCCTCCGCGACGATGCGGGCGCCCTCGTGCTCGGCGGAGACTGTGATCTCGTTCACCGAGACCAGGCGGGCGTGTTCCTGCTCACCCTCGTGGATGATCCGGTCCGCCTCGCGCCGGCCGGCGTCGAGGATCTTGTCGCGCTCCTCCAGCAAAGCGGCGGAGCGGCGCAGCTCGCCGGGCAGCTCTGCCCGCAACTGGTCCAGCGCGCCGATCAGCTCACCGCGGTCGACCATGCAGTTGCGCGACATCGGCACCGATCGCGCGGCTTCCGCCAGAGCGATGATGTCGTCAATACGGTCGAGTGGGTCCACCGACGGTCACTCCTCATACACGGTTGTAGTCCACACCATGATGCGTCCCGGCCCTACCGTCGCGGCAGACCGGTCCCGCTGCGGCGAGTCGCCGCAGGTAGGGAAGTTTCAGGCCGCTCGGGCAGGCCGCAACCGCTCCGCGAGCCGGCGCTCCACCAGCTCCGGCACGTACGGAGAGACGTCGCCGCCCCACTTGGCGACCTCCTTGACCAGGCTGGACGCGATGAATGAATAGAGCGGGTTCGTCGGCATGAACAGGGTCTCCACTCCGGACAGCCCGACGTTCATCTGCGCCATCTGCAGTTCGTAGTCGAAGTCGCTGACCGCCCGGATGCCCTTGACCACGACCTGGGCGTCCTCGTCCCGGCAGTAGTCGACCAGCAGGCCCTGGAAGGACTCGATCCGCACGTTGGGGTGGCCCTTGGTCACCTCGCGCAGGATCTCCAGCCGCTCCTCGACACTGAACAGGCCCTGCTTCGACTGGTTGATCAGCACCGCGACGATCACCTCGTCGAACAGCCGGGCCGATCGATCGATGATGTCCAGGTGTCCCCGGGTGACCGGGTCGAACGACCCGGGACAGACCGCACGCCTCACTAGCTGCTCACCCTTCTGGTTCACTCGCTCCGCCACTCTGCGCAACGGCGCGACCGTACCAAAGCGTCGACTCCCCGTAGCGGCGGCCGCGATCGGCAGTGACGCCTTCCACCCAGGACGGCTCCGGCGAGCGGGTGGCCCGCTCCACCACCAGCACCGCGCCGTCGGCGAGCCAGCCGTGCCCGACCAGCGCGGCCAGGGCCGCGGTCAGCTCCGGCTCGGTCAGCGGGTACGGCGGGTCGGCGAAGACGACGTCGTAGGGGCCGCCCTGCGGTCCCGCGGCGAGCACCGTGCCGACCCGGCCCGCCGCCACGGCCGCCCCGGCCGCGCCCAGGGTGGCGATGTTCTCCCTGATCACCCGGATGGCCCTGGCGTCGGACTCGACCAGCAGCGCGTGCGCCGCCCCGCGCGACAGCGCCTCCAGCCCGACCGCGCCGGAACCGGCGAACAGGTCGAGCACGCGGGCGCCGCCGAGGTCGGTCATGGACTCCAGCGCCGAGAACAGGGCCTCGCGTACGCGGTCGGAGGTGGGCCGGGTGTCGCGCCCGTCCGGGGTGCGCAGCCGCCGCCCGCCGTACCTGCCCGCCACGATCCTCGTCACGCCCCCACGCTACGGGATCAGCGGTTGCTCACCCCGTGCGCGCGGTCGATCACCAGGCGGCGACCGTCGCCGGAAAGCGATAACGATTCGGCAACGGTTCATTCACCAGCCACCCGTAGCGTTTCCGTGCGACCGCGCACCTTCACTAGGGTCAACCGGTCTCAGACTTTCACCCCAGTCACATCCACCCCAATGGAGCACGCGTGAATCGTCCATTCACCCGACGCCTGCTCGCCTACGCGGGCAGCGCGGTGCTCGGCCTCGCGGGCGCCTTCGTACTGGCGAGCCCCGCCCAGGCGCACCACACCGTCGTCACGGCCAAGGCCAAATGCACCCCCAACGAGTGGGTCATCTCCTGGACCGTCGAGAACTGGGACACCCAGATGTCGGCGACGCTCCAGGTCACGGCCAACCCGGACACCCCGATCACCAACATCGTGGACGGCGCCACCCTGCCGGGTAAGACCAAGAACAACAAGGGCGGCAAGCTGTACGGCGACCAGACCGTCCCGCTGTCCACCACCTCGGCCGACCTGAGCATCACCGGCACGTGGACCAACGGCGTCTCGGCCACCAACACCGGCCACATCGACCTCGACCGCACCAACTGCGGCAACTACAAGGCCGACGTGACCGGCTCGGCCCGCTGCGACGCCGAGAGCGGCACGTGGCAGGTCACCTGGGCCGTGGTCAACAAGCACTACACCGACGCGGCCGTCGCGAAGATCGTCAACAACCCGGCCGACCTGAAGTTCAGCGGCACGCTGACCGACGGCACCTGGACCCCGCTGGCCGACAAGACCCAGGTCGTGGGCCTGGCCGACGGCCAGAGCATCCCCGGCGGCGCGACCGTCAACGCGACCCAGACGGTGCCCGGCACCGCCGCGGGCGCGCGGCTGAAGGTCAAGCTGGACTGGAACGGCGGCCCCGGCAGTGCCACGCCGCAGCCCGGCGCGGCCGAGGACACCGACTCCAGCGAGATCGCGTTCGAGGGCGCCTGCATCAAGAACTCGCCCAAGCCGTCGGTCACCTTCGCCGTCGACTGCACCGGCGTCGTCACCGTGACGCTGATCAACGCCGCCGAGGCGACCAAGGCCGCGACCTTCGAGGTCACCGGCGCCGACGGCTGGACCAGCGGCCCGGTCGTGGTGCAGGCCGGCGAGAAGGCGCTGCCCGTGACGGTGCCCGCCAAGAACGCCAAGAAGATCTCCGTCACCGAGGGCGGCGTGCTGCTGCCCGGCGGCGAGTACACCCCCGAGGTCCAGCACTGCGACGAGCCGTCGCCGTCCCCCTCGGGCTCGCCGCAGCCGCACCTGCCCACCACCGGCGCCAACGTGACGCTGGCCGTGGTCTCCGGCCTGGTGCTGATCGCGGTCGGTGCCGTGATCTTCCTGCTCGCCCGTCGCCGCCGGCTGAACCTGACCGACGTGTGACCGTGAGCTGATCCACCGTACGAACAAGGGCGGGCCCCCGCGGGGGTCCGCCCTTTCGCTTGCGCTCAGCCCTTCTGGAGGTACTCGGCGCGGTCGGCGTCGACCAGGCGCGCCACCTGCTCGGCCAGCAGCGGATGCGCCGCCAGGTCCGGGTCGTCGGCCAGCAGTTGCTCGGCCTCGGCGCGCGCCTCGCCGATCAGGTCGCGGTCGCGCAGCAGCGACAGCAGCCGCAGGTGCGAGCGCCGCCCCGACTGCGCCGCCCCGAGCACGTCGCCCTCGCGCCGCTGCTCCAGGTCCAGCTCGGCCAGGCGGAAGCCGTCCAGGGTGGAGGCGACCGCGTCCAGCCGCTCGCGCGCGGGGGTGCCCTCGACCGCCTCGGTGACCAGCAGGCACAGGCCCGCCGCCGTGCCCCGGCCGACCCGGCCGCGCAGCTGGTGCAGCTGCGACACCCCGAACCGGTCGGCGTCGAGGATCACCATCGCGGTCGCGTTCGGCACGTCCACGCCGACCTCGATCACGGTCGTGGCGACCAGGACGTCGAGCTGCCCGGCCGCGTACGACCGCATCACCGCGTCCTTCTCGTCGGCGGGCAGGCGGCCGTGCAGCACCCCGATGCGCAGGCCGCGCAGCGGCCCCTCGGCCAGCAGCGGGGCCACGTCCAGCACCGCGACCGGTGGCCGCCTGTCGTCCTCCTCGGCGCCCTCGACCGGCTCGACCTCGTCCTCGGTGCCGTTGTCACCGATGCGCGGGCAGACGACGTACGCCTGGTGGCCCCGCTGGACCTCCTCGACCACACGGCGCCAGGCCCGCTCCAGGAACGCGGGCTTCTCCGCCACCGGCACCACGTGCGAGGCGATCGGCGAGCGGCCGCCCGGCAGCTGCGACAGGCTGGACACCTCCAGATCGCCGTAGACGGTCATCGCGACCGTGCGCGGGATCGGCGTCGCGGTCATGACCAGCACGTGCGGCGGCTGCTCGGCCTTGGCCCGCAGCGCGTCGCGCTGCTCGACGCCGAACCGGTGCTGCTCGTCGACGACGACCAGGCCCAGGTCGGCGAAGTCGACTCCCTCGTACAGCAGCGCGTGTGTGCCCACGACCAGCCCGGCCGAACCGTCGGCGAGCTTGGCCAGGGCCTTGCGCCGCGCCGCCGCGCCCTGCGAGCCGGTCACCAGCACGATCTGGGTGCCGTCGGGGTCGCCGTCGAGCTCGTCGGCGCGGCCCTGGGGACCGAGCAGGCGGCCGATGCCCCGGTGGTGCTGGGTGGCGAGCACCTCGGTCGGCGCCAGCAGCGCCGCCTGCCCGCCCGCGTCCACGACCTGGAGCATCGCCCGCAGCGCGACCAGCGTCTTGCCCGCGCCCACCTCGCCCTGCAGCAGCCGGTGCATCGGGTGCGGCCGGGCCAGGTCCGCGGCGATCTCCTCGCCGACCGCGAGCTGCCCGTCGGTGAGCGTGAACGGCAGCGACGCGTCGAAGCCGGACAGCAGCCCGCCCTCGCGCGGGGGCCGCGGCACGGCGGGCCACGCGGCGGCCTGCTGCTTGCGCCGCACCAGCGTCAGCTGTACGGCGAACGCCTCGTCCCACGCCAGCCGCCGCCGCGCGATGTACAGCAGCTCCTTGGAGCTCGGCCGGTGGATCTCGCGCAGCGCCGTGGCCAGGTCGAGCAGCTTGCGCCCGGCGCGCAGCCCGGACGGCAGCGGATCGGCGGGCAGCTCGACCGTGTCCAGCACCACCCGCACGCACCGGGCCAGCACCCAGGTCGGCACCGCCGCCGCGGCCGGATACACCGGGATCAGCGCCCCGGCGAACTCCTCCACCTCGGCGGCCACCTCGCCGCCCTCGGCCCCGGCGTCGAGCAGCACGTACTCCGGGCTGTTGAGCTGGCGGCGGCCGCGGAACTCGCCGACCTTGCCCGCGAACAGGCCCCAGAGGCCCGCGCGCAGCTCCCGCTCGCGCCACGCCTGCTGGAAGAACGTCAGGATGAGCTGGCCGCCGGAGCCGTCGCCGACGACGACCTCCAGCATGCTGCCGCGGCGCTGGCGCATCGGGCGGGTCGTGGTGCGCAGCACCTGCGCGAGCACGGTGACCTGCTCGCCGATCTCCAGCGAGCGCATGTCGGTGTGCTCGCCGCGCTCGTCGTACCGGCGCGGGAAGTGGAACAGCAGGTCACCGGCGGTGTACAGGTCCAGGTGCGTGGCCAGGGCCTTGGCGGTCTTCTCCCCGACCAGCTTCTTCAGCGGGGTCTCGACGTCGGCGTCGCCCATCACTCCACCCCCACCAGCAGCGGGTAGTGCGGCTGGCCGCCGTCGTACGCGTGGATCTCCACGAACGGCCAGCGGGCCGCGACGTGCGCGTTCAGCGCGGGCACCAGCTCCTGCGGCGCCTGCGCCCCGACGATCAGGGTGACCAGCTCGCCGCCGCTGGCCAGCATCCGGTCCAGCAGCTCCACGCAGACCGTGCGCAGGTCGTCGCCGATCAGGTTGACCTCGCCCTCGATGAGCGCGATCACGTCGCCGGGGCGGCAGCGCCCCGCCACCGTCAGCGCCTCCCTGCTGGCCCAGGTCACCTCGGCCGAGCGGCAGGCACCGGCGGCCTCCGCCATCGCGATCACGTCGTCCTCGAACCGGCGGGAGGAGTCGCGCACCGCCAGGGCGGCCAGCGCCTGCACCGGCGAGCGCGTCGGGATCACCCGGACCTTGACCCCCTCGCCGAACGCCTCGTCGGCGGCGGCCTGGGCCACCGCGCGCAGGTTGCCGTCGGTCGGCACCACCGCGACCCGGCCCGCGCCCGTGGCGAGGATCGCGTCCAGCACCTCGGCCGTGGACGGGTTCGCCGGGACCGCGACCGCGCCCTCGGCGGTCAGCAGGTCCTCGATGCCCTCCCCCGCCGCGGTGACCACGACCGCGCGGGCGGTCGGGTCCGGGCGGCGCGGCGCGTGCTCTGCGGTCGGGCTTGTCAGGTGCGTGATCTGGATCTGGTACGGCCGCCCGGCGGCCAGCCCCGTCTCCACCGCCGCGCCGGCGTCGTCGACGTGCACGTGCACCCGCCACGTCGCCGGGCCGCCCACCACCACCAGCGAGTCCCCGAGGCGGTCCAGCGCCTCGCGCAGCTCGGCGATCTCCCCCGCCCCGGTGTCGATCAGGAACTGCACCTCGTAGGCCGGGCCGCGGTATGCCGGGCGCGCGTGCGCGCCGTGATCGTGCCCGCTGTGTTCCTCGTCATCGGTGACAGTCGCCACCACGCCGGGCGCCTGGCTCTCGTCGTGCTCGCCGGTCAGCGCCTCCAGCATCGCCTCCAGCAGCAGGACCAGCCCGTGCCCGCCCGCGTCGACCACCCCGGCCGTCGCCAGCACCGGCAGCTGCTCCGGCGTACGCGCCAGCGCCCGCCGGGCCTCCCCCACCGCCTCGCGCACCGCGGTCACGCAGTCGTCGGTCCGGCAGCCCGCGGCCGCCTTCGCCGCGTCGCGGGCCACGGTGAGGATGGTGCCCTCCACCGGCCGCGCCACCGCCGCGTACGCCGACGTCGCGGCCGCGTCCAGGGCCGGGACCAGGCCGTCGTCGTCGACGCGGTCGGCCAGGCCGGACAGCCACTGCGCGGTGATCACCCCGGAGTTGCCGCGCGCGCCCAGCAGCGCCCCGCGCGCCATCGCCCGCAGCACCGAGCCCGGCGTCGGGTCCTCGGTGAGCACGTCGACCTGCGCCTGGTGCGCGGCGGTCAACGTCAGCAGCAGATTGGTCCCGGTGTCGCCGTCGGGCACCGGGTAGACGTTGAGCTGGTTGAGCGCGTGTTCCTGCCGGCCGACGACGGCCACGGCGAGCGAACTCCAGCGCCGCACCGCGGCGACGTCGAGGACCTCCAGCACGGGGCCAGCCTAACGGGGGCGCACCCTGTTCTCACGCTCGGCGCCGCGAGACGGTAGAGTGATGTGCAGCCCGATCGTGCGCCGTCACCTAGAGGAACGGCACCCCGGGCTCGTTCCCCGATTGGGCATCCGAGGAGCCGGTCAGCTACCCTGGTCAGGTTCCCGGCACAATGACGCTGCGGTCGGGTTGTTGATCTAGACGAACTCAGGAGATTCCCGTGGCTAGCGTGTGCGACGTCTGTGGCAAGGGGCCGGGTTTCGGCCACAACGTTTCCCACTCGCACCGGCGGACCAACCGTCGCTGGAACCCGAACATCCAGTCGGTGCGCACCCCCGCCGGTGGCGGCAACACCCGTAAGGTGCAGGTCTGCACCTCGTGCCTGAAGGCCGGCAAGGTCACCCGCGCCTGACGCGAGACTTCCCAAGGCCGCCGAGCTCCGGCTCGGCGGCCTTTTGCCGTACCCCCGAAACCTGACCCACCCGGTCGGCGCCGCCCCACCCAGCCCGCGACCCCACACCACCTCGGGCCGGGCCGGGCCGGCCTGGGTCTTTTCATAAACGTTGGCCTATCTCATCGAGTTCGATCTCTTCCGAGTCGATGAGATAGGCCAACGTTTATGAAAGGCGCGAGATGGAAGCGCGAGGTGGTCGGCCGGCGGGAGCGTAAGCCGTCCGGTGCCGGAATAGGTCAGAGGTCGCGGCCGAAGCTGCGGCAGCCGGGCTCGTCGCGGTAGTGGCCGAAGTTCTCGATCAGCTGGTACCCGATCGCCTGGTACATGGCGATCGCCTCCGGCTGGGCGGTGCCCGTCTCCAGGATGGCCCGCGCCCGGCCGTGCGCCCGCGCGTCGGCCTCGACGACCGCCATGATCCGCCGACCGACGCCCTGGCCGCGCACTACCGGCGCCGTATACACGCGCTTGATCTCGGCGACGTCCTCGGTCTCGTTCCAGCTGCGCCAGCCGCCGCAGCCCACCGGCGCCCCCTCGTGGTACGCGATGAAGAACCCGCCGTCCGGCGGGTCGAACTCCACGGCGTCGATCGGGGTGGCGTCACCCCCGCCGTACCGCTCGGTGAGGTCCGCCATCAGCTCGGCGATCAACTTGCGCGCGACCGGCGCCCCGAAGCGCGTCGGCCGGATCTCGATCTCGGTCACGCGCCAGAGAATACGGACTTCCGCGCATTGGCACCACTTGTCCGTTAGGTAACCGGCCCACTACTCGCCGGTACCTTACCGACGCCGAGTTGATCACGGCGCCGGGGTGCAGACACACCGTCGAGCACGCCCATAAGTTCATGATCGACGCGGCCGGACGGGGCGGGGCGGGGTCAGGCGCGGAAGTGGTCCCAGCCCTTCGGGCCGTACCAGGGGCGGGAGTCGACGGTGACGGTGGTGCCGTGGACGACCTCGCCGACCGGGTGCCAGCCGTCGGGCAGGGGGATGCCGGGCGGGAAGGTGGCGGCGAGGGCATGGTCGTCACCGCCGGCCAGCAGCCACTGGTACGGGTCGACGCCCAGCGCCAGCGCCGCGTCGCGCATCTGCTCCGGCACCGCGAACGCCGACCGGTGCAGGTTGATGCCGACCTTGCTGGCCTGCGCGATGTGGCCCAGGTCCGCGATCAGCCCGTCCGAGATGTCGATCATCGAGGTGGCCCCGGCCCGGCCCGCCGCCGGTCCCGCCGTGTACGGCACGATGGGCCGCCGATACGCCTCCACCAGCAGCTTCGGCGTAC
This window encodes:
- a CDS encoding GNAT family N-acetyltransferase; the protein is MTEIEIRPTRFGAPVARKLIAELMADLTERYGGGDATPIDAVEFDPPDGGFFIAYHEGAPVGCGGWRSWNETEDVAEIKRVYTAPVVRGQGVGRRIMAVVEADARAHGRARAILETGTAQPEAIAMYQAIGYQLIENFGHYRDEPGCRSFGRDL
- the rpmF gene encoding 50S ribosomal protein L32 produces the protein MAVPKRKMSRSNTRHRRAQWKATAVATVACPQCKSAKLPHSACTVCGTYNGRQVLEV
- a CDS encoding DUF177 domain-containing protein; amino-acid sequence: MSDHSMKHLDPRAPLVLDIRDLPRGAGAMRTLHRVVPAPADLGLEMIGVPEGADLVLDLRMESVSEGVLVSGTVTGPLVGECGRCLTEIEDEVDVQVQELFAYADSATGETTDEDEVGRIRDDLVDLEPAVRDAVVLSLPVNPLCREDCPGLCPECGVRWDELPDDHTHEVVDARWAALRGLTGLEPEKPADPQA
- the rpmB gene encoding 50S ribosomal protein L28, whose translation is MASVCDVCGKGPGFGHNVSHSHRRTNRRWNPNIQSVRTPAGGGNTRKVQVCTSCLKAGKVTRA
- the rsmD gene encoding 16S rRNA (guanine(966)-N(2))-methyltransferase RsmD, with the protein product MTRIVAGRYGGRRLRTPDGRDTRPTSDRVREALFSALESMTDLGGARVLDLFAGSGAVGLEALSRGAAHALLVESDARAIRVIRENIATLGAAGAAVAAGRVGTVLAAGPQGGPYDVVFADPPYPLTEPELTAALAALVGHGWLADGAVLVVERATRSPEPSWVEGVTADRGRRYGESTLWYGRAVAQSGGASEPEG
- a CDS encoding LPXTG cell wall anchor domain-containing protein, whose translation is MNRPFTRRLLAYAGSAVLGLAGAFVLASPAQAHHTVVTAKAKCTPNEWVISWTVENWDTQMSATLQVTANPDTPITNIVDGATLPGKTKNNKGGKLYGDQTVPLSTTSADLSITGTWTNGVSATNTGHIDLDRTNCGNYKADVTGSARCDAESGTWQVTWAVVNKHYTDAAVAKIVNNPADLKFSGTLTDGTWTPLADKTQVVGLADGQSIPGGATVNATQTVPGTAAGARLKVKLDWNGGPGSATPQPGAAEDTDSSEIAFEGACIKNSPKPSVTFAVDCTGVVTVTLINAAEATKAATFEVTGADGWTSGPVVVQAGEKALPVTVPAKNAKKISVTEGGVLLPGGEYTPEVQHCDEPSPSPSGSPQPHLPTTGANVTLAVVSGLVLIAVGAVIFLLARRRRLNLTDV
- the rnc gene encoding ribonuclease III, coding for MAAKSHDPKPAEAPDPAELAAAFGVPFEPELLGRALTHRSYAYEHGGLPTNERLEFLGDSVLGVVITASLYHAHPDLAEGRLAKLRASVVNSRALAGVARSLGIGPHLLLGKGEEATGGRDKESILADTLEALLGAIYLEHGMPRASDVIKNLFDPLMAESARRGASLDWKTSLQELTSEHGWGVPEYVIEEQGPDHAKTFTAWAVVSAERFGGVTGRTKKEAEQRAAEDAWQVLSNRAVDLDHPEAREP
- the coaD gene encoding pantetheine-phosphate adenylyltransferase; amino-acid sequence: MRRAVCPGSFDPVTRGHLDIIDRSARLFDEVIVAVLINQSKQGLFSVEERLEILREVTKGHPNVRIESFQGLLVDYCRDEDAQVVVKGIRAVSDFDYELQMAQMNVGLSGVETLFMPTNPLYSFIASSLVKEVAKWGGDVSPYVPELVERRLAERLRPARAA
- a CDS encoding DAK2 domain-containing protein, with the translated sequence MLEVLDVAAVRRWSSLAVAVVGRQEHALNQLNVYPVPDGDTGTNLLLTLTAAHQAQVDVLTEDPTPGSVLRAMARGALLGARGNSGVITAQWLSGLADRVDDDGLVPALDAAATSAYAAVARPVEGTILTVARDAAKAAAGCRTDDCVTAVREAVGEARRALARTPEQLPVLATAGVVDAGGHGLVLLLEAMLEALTGEHDESQAPGVVATVTDDEEHSGHDHGAHARPAYRGPAYEVQFLIDTGAGEIAELREALDRLGDSLVVVGGPATWRVHVHVDDAGAAVETGLAAGRPYQIQITHLTSPTAEHAPRRPDPTARAVVVTAAGEGIEDLLTAEGAVAVPANPSTAEVLDAILATGAGRVAVVPTDGNLRAVAQAAADEAFGEGVKVRVIPTRSPVQALAALAVRDSSRRFEDDVIAMAEAAGACRSAEVTWASREALTVAGRCRPGDVIALIEGEVNLIGDDLRTVCVELLDRMLASGGELVTLIVGAQAPQELVPALNAHVAARWPFVEIHAYDGGQPHYPLLVGVE
- the recG gene encoding ATP-dependent DNA helicase RecG; protein product: MGDADVETPLKKLVGEKTAKALATHLDLYTAGDLLFHFPRRYDERGEHTDMRSLEIGEQVTVLAQVLRTTTRPMRQRRGSMLEVVVGDGSGGQLILTFFQQAWRERELRAGLWGLFAGKVGEFRGRRQLNSPEYVLLDAGAEGGEVAAEVEEFAGALIPVYPAAAAVPTWVLARCVRVVLDTVELPADPLPSGLRAGRKLLDLATALREIHRPSSKELLYIARRRLAWDEAFAVQLTLVRRKQQAAAWPAVPRPPREGGLLSGFDASLPFTLTDGQLAVGEEIAADLARPHPMHRLLQGEVGAGKTLVALRAMLQVVDAGGQAALLAPTEVLATQHHRGIGRLLGPQGRADELDGDPDGTQIVLVTGSQGAAARRKALAKLADGSAGLVVGTHALLYEGVDFADLGLVVVDEQHRFGVEQRDALRAKAEQPPHVLVMTATPIPRTVAMTVYGDLEVSSLSQLPGGRSPIASHVVPVAEKPAFLERAWRRVVEEVQRGHQAYVVCPRIGDNGTEDEVEPVEGAEEDDRRPPVAVLDVAPLLAEGPLRGLRIGVLHGRLPADEKDAVMRSYAAGQLDVLVATTVIEVGVDVPNATAMVILDADRFGVSQLHQLRGRVGRGTAAGLCLLVTEAVEGTPARERLDAVASTLDGFRLAELDLEQRREGDVLGAAQSGRRSHLRLLSLLRDRDLIGEARAEAEQLLADDPDLAAHPLLAEQVARLVDADRAEYLQKG